AAAAACTGGTAGTACGTATTGTAGGGTTTATTGCATATATGTGGTTACCTCGTTGTCAGGGGTGTACCATGGACGCCACGGTTTTGTGATGGTCAGATTGAGATCCCTGACAGCGTACCTCGTCGCGGTAATCGGGCACTCATCATCCATGTCGCCACTGTCATCGAATTAGCCGCCATGTTACGAGACAGGAGTACGTATAGCAACTATGGCAGAAAAAAGAAAGATCTCCATTTTGTGTTTTGAAGGACCTGTGAATGCTTGAAGTAATAAAGTTACCTGTAGATCCAGACTCTTAATCCGTTGTCAACAAGCCAACCGATGGTTGGCATCATGGAAACTGGGGAATCGGTCCAGCCGTTCAACGACTCTCTATGTCAAAATGTAATGCATATTAGTTTTGTTCCAAGTCAAAATTTATGAAATCTGACTATAAATCTATATAAAAAACATGTACGGGAGAAGGTGGGGTAAATATCAAGTATAAGGAGCCTCTACTGAACACAAGAGAGAGTTTGTTAGCAAGTGCGTTACTTACGAGCACTCTGACCAGTCGGTGGTTCTAGCATGCATAGCCTTCTGCACCTCAGGATTGTTGAGGTAGGCGTCGATATAGGCATCGATGCACGGATCATAGCCTGGCAACTGTATCAATTACAGCGGCTAATTAGTCAGTACCACCACACCTCTGATTTGCTAATGCTGAATAATTGTTCTTTTCTGCTATAAGAGAAAGAGCGCATGTATCTTGTGCAGCACTACGTACGTAGCTGCTGGGGTGGATACTCCCGTCTGGCGACTGGATGCAGACCGGGGCGTAAATGTTGTAAGTATCGATGTCGCCCTCATCGAACGAGTCGTCGCATCCGCTGCCCTGCCCGGAGTTGCACGGCCCGTTGACGTTGGCCCACACCTCGTCGGAGATCACCCCGTGGCTCCACAGGAACTCTAACGATCCATATGAGTTATTGGACTTATCGAGGACCGGATTGCCGACCTGCAGAGATGAACCCCGATTTCTGTTAGTCACAGATACCACCAATACAGATCAAAGCTCGCAGCGCCGGCGGCCATGATCACACAACTTACGAAGATGCCCTTGAGGTTCATGTTCGTGGCACCGAGTTCGCGGAGGGCGAGGATGACGGCGGCGAGCTGGGGGACGTAGTGTCCGGCGTAGCTCTCCCCGGAGATGTAGAAGTCGCGGCCCTTGTATTCGGGGAACCTCTCGAGCCAGTGGAGCAGGAACATGTAGGCGTCCACCGCTGTCCTCGTGTCGCCGCTCGGTATCGATGCGTTCGAGTAGGAGAACCCGACGCCCGCCGGCGACTCCAGGAAGATCACATTCGCCACTGCACGACACCACAAACCATCAGAGATCACAGCGTGCACGAAGTTGTAACAGGATCTATGAGGCACCCACAATTGTTCCAGGCATGCCTGTTTCTGCTCAAGGTTTTCCCGTCAGGGTTCACACGGAACGGGCCGAGCTCCGCCATGGCGCCGGAGCCGAGCGACGAGCACCCGGGCCCACCGTTGAGCCAGAGCACGAGCGGCTTGGATGAGGCCTCGTAGGGGGCCTCCACGAAGTAGTAGAAGAGCGCGCGGCCGTACTCCTCGCTCACGGTGACGTAGCCGGAGTACTGGTCGAAGTTGACGCGGGGGGGCTGGCCGGGCAGCGCCGCGATCCTGTCGGCCTCCCTGGTTCCCACCGGCGGGGCGTCGCACTTGGTGGGCAGGTGACGGAAGCTGCTGATCGGGTCGGCCCACGCGTCCGGCTCCTCGGGCCCGTTCGCGCGCGTCTGGGCCCTCGATTTGATGAAGGCCCTCAGCACGTCCTTCTGGTTGGCCGCATTCGCGAGCGATCCTCCTCCCAGTAGGATCACCAGTGCTACTACCGCGTAGTATATGGTATGGTTCCTCATCGTAACCTGCGAGGAAATTACGTAGATCGTCTTGGTGTTTTTATAGTGACACGTTGTAGGTATTTCGGACATTCCAAGCAGAAACTTTGCGCGGTTTAGAGTTCTCCGAAGTTAGCTTGCTATAGCTACGAGATACATACTTCGCATCGATGCTTGACTGAGCTCAACAATGTTATTATATTCCAGATCTTCGTTCGATAGTGCCGGACATTTTTGGCGTACGTACAAGAATGAAATCGACACCGAACTTGGCCGTCGATGCCGAGGTGACATTTCTCGGCAACTATCGAAACGACAAGACTGGTTAGCATTGCCCTTTCTTATCCGAGATGTAGTGCAAACTTCGttgatgcatccaaaccccatgatatcaTAAGCTCTATCACACATAGGCCCCCTTATATTTTCTTTAAAACAgtcgccatacctacctattatggtattttcATAGTCAATCATAGATatattcctccccccccccccccccccccccggctctcACAATTTGTGGCCAAGAACACGGACGGGAGCCGTGGCGGCATCGTCACTGCCTGGGATCCGTCTTCCTTCTCGCTTGTTTCCTCGTTTGAGTCTAGATACTCCGTCTCCGTCACTCTCACGTGCTCCTCCTGGGGGGTGACCGTTACCCTGACAAACGTTTATGCCCCCTCTGACCATTCTTTTACCGACGCGTTCGTTGAGGACATGCTCGCTGTCGTTCCCTGGGTCATCGGGGCCTGGCTCGTGGTTGGGGATTTCACTCTCATTCGCTGTCCCAGTGAGAAAAAGGGGGGAACTTTGATGCAGGGCGTGCCGCTCGTTTCAACTCGCTAGTGAATGCCCTCACGCTTCATGAGCTGCACCTTTCTGATCGCCTCTTCACTTGGTCGAATCGGCAGAATCCCCCGATCCTTGCCCGGCTTGACCACGCGTTCTTTGACAACACTTGGAACGCGTCATTCCCTGATTCTTCGCTCGCTTCGCTCCCTCGCGTCACGTCGGATCATGTGCCCCTCCTGGTCACGGCCTCGACCAATACCCCGACTCGTCGCGGTTTTTCTTTGAAACGGCCTGGCTTCGGGACCCGTCCTTCCTCCCCACTACTCTCCCCTCTTGGTCTGGTTCGGTGCGCGGCTCGGGTGCGGGTGGGATCCTCGCTGCTCGGAAGAAGGCTTTCGGGTTTGCCTCCAAGGGTTGGAAAAAGCAGCACCGGTTCATTCCCACCTTTGATAACGATTGTAGGTCTTGATTGACCTATTTGACTTTCTAGAAGAAAACCGTGCTCTCTCTGTAGATGAGGCCGTCCTTCATCCCGACGCCCGCCTTGCTCTCGCTACGTCCATTCGACGGTAGTGTGCGCATTGGCGGCAGCGTGGCAAACGCCATGCAGTGTGTGAGGGGGATGACAACACCCAGTTCTTCCACACCTCCGcctcgcaccgccgccgccgcaacaacATTAGTGCCCTGGAACTCGAAGGGGTGCAGGTGCTCGACCATGCAGGAAAGGCCGCGGCGCTGCTTGCATTCTTCTCTGCACTGCTGGGTCGGCCCAGGATGCCCGTCTGGCACTTCGATTTGGCAGCCTTGTACGCCAGCGCCCCCTCTGTGGACGGGCCGGCGCTGGTGGCCCCTTTCGAG
This window of the Triticum aestivum cultivar Chinese Spring chromosome 5D, IWGSC CS RefSeq v2.1, whole genome shotgun sequence genome carries:
- the LOC123120613 gene encoding serine carboxypeptidase 1-like, which produces MRNHTIYYAVVALVILLGGGSLANAANQKDVLRAFIKSRAQTRANGPEEPDAWADPISSFRHLPTKCDAPPVGTREADRIAALPGQPPRVNFDQYSGYVTVSEEYGRALFYYFVEAPYEASSKPLVLWLNGGPGCSSLGSGAMAELGPFRVNPDGKTLSRNRHAWNNLANVIFLESPAGVGFSYSNASIPSGDTRTAVDAYMFLLHWLERFPEYKGRDFYISGESYAGHYVPQLAAVILALRELGATNMNLKGIFVGNPVLDKSNNSYGSLEFLWSHGVISDEVWANVNGPCNSGQGSGCDDSFDEGDIDTYNIYAPVCIQSPDGSIHPSSYLPGYDPCIDAYIDAYLNNPEVQKAMHARTTDWSECSESLNGWTDSPVSMMPTIGWLVDNGLRVWIYSGDMDDECPITATRYAVRDLNLTITKPWRPWYTPDNEVGGYAQQYEGGFTFSSVRGAGHFVPSFQPKRSLVLLYSFMKGVLPPGALPPRVSVWSGA